Genomic window (Verrucomicrobiaceae bacterium):
ACCAGTAGTGCTAATGCCGCCTTTCAGGTGGATTGGCCTGGCTGCAATTGCCCTCCAGGCACCGTCAAAACCCTCCTCGCTGGCTACGACTTCGATAATATCCCTGCTGGGATGTATGGTAGCGTGCCTCCGAGCTATCAGAGCCCCCTGATTGCTGCTGGAGACATCTCAGGCCCTGGCACCATCAAGGTCGGCACTCCAGCCGGCAGCACGAGTGGCCAGTGGGGCTGCTTCGGCGGCTTTGACCCCAGCGGTGCTGTGGGTAGCATCGGCTTCAAGATCGAATACACCGCTCAGGAAATGGCGTGCTTCTGCGGATTGACCTTTGATGTGTTCAGCGAAGGCTCTGGTGAATTCGAACATGGCCCTACCAGCCTAGCCGTGAAAATCTGGGCAAATGGCCAGGCAGTC
Coding sequences:
- a CDS encoding PEP-CTERM sorting domain-containing protein (PEP-CTERM proteins occur, often in large numbers, in the proteomes of bacteria that also encode an exosortase, a predicted intramembrane cysteine proteinase. The presence of a PEP-CTERM domain at a protein's C-terminus predicts cleavage within the sorting domain, followed by covalent anchoring to some some component of the (usually Gram-negative) cell surface. Many PEP-CTERM proteins exhibit an unusual sequence composition that includes large numbers of potential glycosylation sites. Expression of one such protein has been shown restore the ability of a bacterium to form floc, a type of biofilm.): MKTQLKLLGLIGAIAAMTSSANAAFQVDWPGCNCPPGTVKTLLAGYDFDNIPAGMYGSVPPSYQSPLIAAGDISGPGTIKVGTPAGSTSGQWGCFGGFDPSGAVGSIGFKIEYTAQEMACFCGLTFDVFSEGSGEFEHGPTSLAVKIWANGQAVWLSESITLTPGFNNFVHWDIDNPDGNNLNGDGFDLAGNFDWLKLSAGDTLAFEILGSGANSKLVGLDLDNVQVIGCAPVPEPSGAVLLGSVGVLCILRRRRLR